One window from the genome of Luteithermobacter gelatinilyticus encodes:
- a CDS encoding metal-dependent hydrolase family protein, which translates to MPTPPIEIRNVDIFDGLSPDLKKNHHLLLEDGKIRAISRHEINAPGATVMSGAGQTLMPGLIDAHFHACLVQVDGYRLDNLPPSLMFVAAGRLLENTLRRGFTTVRDAGGADFGLAEAVRQGLINGPRLFIAGRPLTQTGGHGDGRARHLAEPCLCGTPHHTLIRVVDGVDDIRKAAREEFRRGADQLKLMLNGGVSSSGDPVWLCQFSDDEIRAAVEEARRRRSYVMAHLYQDAQIHKAVSLGIRSVEHGNFLRPDTARYMAAQDAFLVPTLVTYQALREHGASFGFTEDNFAKLDEVRAAGLYSLEHAMAAGVKIGFGTDLLGQMHRYQCDEFRIRAQVQSPFDILKSATSVNAELLGRAGELGVVAEGACADLILIRGNPLKDLSLFDETGSQISAVVKAGRVVCQTGSGS; encoded by the coding sequence ATGCCGACTCCCCCGATTGAGATCCGCAATGTTGATATTTTTGACGGTCTGTCCCCGGACCTGAAAAAAAACCATCATCTTTTGCTCGAAGACGGTAAAATCCGGGCCATCTCCAGACACGAGATTAACGCGCCGGGTGCAACGGTGATGTCCGGCGCGGGCCAGACCCTGATGCCGGGTCTGATTGATGCCCATTTCCATGCCTGCCTGGTGCAGGTGGACGGGTATCGCCTGGATAACCTGCCTCCGTCCCTGATGTTTGTGGCGGCGGGCCGGTTGTTGGAAAATACCTTAAGACGGGGCTTTACCACCGTGCGGGATGCCGGCGGCGCCGATTTCGGTCTGGCCGAAGCGGTCCGCCAGGGGCTGATCAACGGGCCGCGTCTGTTCATCGCTGGCCGTCCCTTGACCCAGACCGGTGGTCACGGGGACGGCCGCGCCCGTCATCTGGCGGAACCCTGTTTGTGTGGGACACCGCATCATACCCTGATCCGGGTGGTGGATGGGGTCGACGATATCCGCAAGGCCGCCCGGGAAGAATTCCGACGGGGTGCGGACCAGTTGAAACTGATGCTGAATGGCGGGGTATCGTCAAGCGGCGACCCCGTTTGGCTGTGCCAATTCAGTGACGATGAAATCCGCGCCGCGGTCGAGGAAGCCCGGCGCCGGCGGTCTTATGTGATGGCGCATCTGTATCAGGACGCGCAGATTCATAAAGCCGTCTCGCTGGGGATTCGCTCGGTGGAACACGGAAATTTCCTGCGTCCGGATACCGCCCGTTATATGGCGGCGCAGGACGCGTTTCTGGTGCCTACCTTGGTCACCTACCAGGCGCTGCGGGAACATGGCGCATCTTTCGGGTTTACGGAAGATAATTTCGCCAAGCTGGACGAGGTGCGGGCGGCGGGTCTGTATTCCCTGGAACATGCCATGGCGGCCGGGGTCAAGATCGGTTTTGGTACCGATCTTCTCGGACAGATGCACCGCTACCAGTGTGACGAATTCCGGATCCGTGCCCAGGTGCAAAGTCCGTTTGACATCCTGAAATCGGCAACGTCGGTCAATGCCGAACTTCTGGGCCGGGCGGGCGAACTGGGCGTGGTGGCCGAAGGCGCTTGCGCCGACCTGATCTTGATCCGGGGCAATCCTCTCAAGGATCTGTCCTTGTTTGACGAAACCGGCAGCCAGATCTCGGCTGTTGTCAAGGCGGGGCGTGTGGTATGTCAAACGGGATCGGGATCATAA
- a CDS encoding peptidylprolyl isomerase yields MMKHMLNMIRVGLLLAVCGVAGAQGQPAESDPPVEIEMNTTAGQVRLELYPGRAPVTVANFLKYVDGGYYDGASFYRVVRQDNQAKTPIKIEVIQGGRGFAAAAEAPFAPIAHETTKQTGLRHTTGVISMARLDPGTATSEFFICVTDQPALDYGGRRNPDGQGFAAFGKVIDGMDVVRHIQGLPTIPPKKGEQDYTGGQILKDPVRILEVRRVQSR; encoded by the coding sequence ATGATGAAACATATGCTGAATATGATCCGGGTGGGGCTGCTGCTGGCAGTCTGTGGCGTGGCCGGGGCTCAAGGCCAGCCCGCAGAGAGTGACCCGCCCGTAGAGATTGAGATGAACACCACGGCGGGACAGGTCCGGCTGGAACTGTATCCCGGCCGGGCCCCGGTGACCGTGGCCAACTTCCTGAAATATGTGGATGGGGGGTATTATGACGGCGCGAGTTTTTACCGGGTGGTGCGTCAGGACAACCAGGCCAAGACCCCCATCAAGATCGAGGTGATCCAGGGGGGGCGGGGGTTTGCCGCCGCGGCAGAGGCGCCGTTTGCGCCCATTGCCCATGAAACCACAAAACAGACGGGCCTACGCCATACAACGGGGGTGATTTCCATGGCCCGGCTGGATCCCGGCACCGCCACATCGGAATTTTTTATCTGTGTTACCGATCAGCCGGCGCTGGATTATGGTGGCCGGCGTAATCCGGATGGTCAGGGCTTTGCCGCCTTTGGCAAAGTCATTGACGGCATGGATGTGGTCCGACATATTCAGGGCTTGCCAACCATTCCGCCGAAAAAGGGGGAACAGGACTATACCGGTGGGCAGATCCTCAAAGACCCCGTCCGGATCCTTGAGGTGCGCCGGGTTCAATCCAGATAA
- a CDS encoding nuclear transport factor 2 family protein, producing MIRTLFALCLWVVCITPVAAAGEMTDAEKNIHAVLDDFHDAADKGDKSRYLNHFADNAVFLGTDDWERWPLPEFADYVNTRFKDGKGWSYKPVQRHVAFSEDGRTAWFDEITVSEKWGRFRGTGVLLKDGKDWKIAHYALAILVPNDSMEDIATLAKEGYARQE from the coding sequence ATGATCAGAACATTATTTGCGTTATGCCTGTGGGTGGTTTGTATCACGCCTGTTGCGGCAGCCGGCGAAATGACGGACGCAGAAAAAAACATACATGCGGTACTGGATGATTTTCATGATGCGGCAGACAAGGGGGATAAGTCCCGTTACCTGAATCATTTTGCTGACAATGCGGTCTTTCTGGGTACTGATGACTGGGAACGCTGGCCATTGCCGGAATTCGCCGATTATGTGAACACGCGGTTTAAAGACGGCAAGGGTTGGTCCTATAAACCGGTGCAGCGCCATGTGGCGTTTTCCGAGGATGGCAGGACGGCGTGGTTTGATGAGATCACCGTATCGGAAAAGTGGGGCCGGTTCCGCGGGACAGGGGTACTGCTGAAAGACGGAAAGGACTGGAAAATCGCCCATTACGCTCTGGCCATTCTGGTGCCCAATGACTCCATGGAGGACATCGCCACTCTGGCCAAAGAAGGCTACGCCAGACAGGAATAA
- a CDS encoding styrene monooxygenase/indole monooxygenase family protein, translated as MKKISVIGAGPAGLIFAYALLRKGYDVTVYSDKTPDQWLNHCPPTGTAYLYGSVIDIERELGMDYWSDTMFDGGGVLLDFKPEINGETHIEVAGSFLDRGGAIDQRLRVSRWLEDLEKRGGTLVIESVTPQRLDEIALASDLTVLAAGKADLGAVIPRDPERSVYDKPQRNLCMIIAEGVDGWDDKVDFRPVKFNFYGDTGEYFWVPYTHKTAGATWCVLFEARPGGAMDVFGDVSSGEEAVEQAKSFIRQYAPWEWERVKGMRFVSGDPYGWLKGRFPPTVRKAFGRLPSGGLVMPIGDTAVTFDPIGGQGGNHASRNAKYMADQVMARGDNVFDENWMDKVNNDWWHSAGKYAYTFNNILLEPLTEAGSIMLMQAARDRAFADRHFFGNFPKTQDFFPEIEDAAKARALVEAWNRRKAG; from the coding sequence ATGAAAAAAATATCGGTAATCGGCGCAGGGCCGGCAGGGTTAATTTTCGCGTATGCGCTGCTGCGCAAGGGATATGATGTCACGGTATATTCCGACAAGACCCCCGATCAATGGCTGAACCACTGCCCGCCGACGGGCACGGCCTATCTGTATGGATCGGTGATCGACATCGAGCGGGAGCTGGGCATGGATTACTGGTCCGACACCATGTTTGATGGCGGGGGGGTGCTGCTGGATTTCAAACCCGAAATCAACGGCGAAACCCATATTGAGGTGGCCGGCAGTTTTCTGGACCGCGGCGGCGCCATTGATCAGCGCCTGCGGGTCAGCCGCTGGCTGGAGGATCTTGAAAAACGCGGCGGCACACTGGTAATTGAATCCGTGACCCCCCAACGCCTTGATGAGATTGCGCTGGCCTCGGACCTTACCGTGCTCGCCGCCGGCAAGGCAGATCTGGGGGCCGTCATCCCGCGCGATCCGGAAAGAAGCGTTTATGACAAACCCCAGCGCAATCTGTGCATGATCATCGCCGAAGGGGTTGACGGCTGGGACGACAAGGTGGATTTCCGGCCGGTCAAATTCAATTTTTATGGCGATACCGGAGAATATTTCTGGGTCCCCTATACCCACAAGACCGCCGGGGCCACCTGGTGTGTGCTGTTTGAGGCCCGGCCAGGCGGCGCAATGGATGTTTTCGGGGATGTCAGCAGCGGGGAAGAAGCCGTCGAACAAGCCAAAAGCTTCATCCGACAATATGCACCCTGGGAATGGGAACGCGTGAAAGGCATGCGGTTTGTTTCTGGTGATCCCTATGGCTGGCTGAAGGGACGGTTTCCCCCGACCGTACGCAAGGCATTCGGCCGGTTGCCGTCCGGCGGTCTGGTGATGCCCATCGGGGATACCGCCGTCACCTTTGATCCGATCGGTGGTCAGGGCGGCAATCATGCCAGCCGGAACGCCAAATATATGGCGGATCAGGTCATGGCCCGCGGCGACAACGTTTTCGACGAAAACTGGATGGACAAAGTCAACAACGACTGGTGGCATTCGGCTGGTAAATATGCCTATACCTTCAATAACATTCTGCTGGAACCGCTGACCGAAGCCGGCTCCATCATGCTGATGCAGGCCGCCCGGGACAGGGCTTTTGCGGACCGGCACTTTTTTGGCAATTTCCCCAAGACGCAGGATTTCTTCCCGGAAATCGAAGATGCCGCCAAAGCAAGGGCCCTGGTGGAAGCCTGGAACCGCCGCAAGGCCGGGTAA
- a CDS encoding AraC family transcriptional regulator, producing the protein MMGDFPYASKTASPLSGYPVLHTTDLEEAQTRVSEIFCAHRLAPLDPGGKVQTLMNHAPAGEVSLNYLHYGPAVEIDPGKLQNFYLVPVPLQGRIEMRAGRQTCLVEPQNALVISPDQHARMKWSENTRNLIVKIDREALERCLAHILGAHLPRPLVFEPLLDQRRMYQGRWLRSVMHLQAELEAGPDRKIPVPLLNQLAELCKLALIYTQPHNYSDCLETGLTRVAPRYVKRAEDYIVANLKNTITIEDLVQASGVSARSLFAGFREFRGTTPMKFVRDQRLQKVHEELHHNDSRHTVTQIALKWGFSQLGRFSVEYRKKFGESPSETLRKGG; encoded by the coding sequence ATGATGGGAGATTTTCCATATGCCAGTAAGACCGCCAGCCCCTTAAGCGGCTATCCGGTCCTGCACACCACAGATCTTGAAGAAGCCCAGACACGGGTGAGCGAGATCTTTTGCGCCCATCGTCTGGCCCCGCTGGACCCCGGGGGTAAGGTGCAGACCCTGATGAATCATGCGCCCGCGGGCGAGGTGTCCTTGAATTACCTGCACTATGGCCCCGCGGTGGAGATTGATCCCGGGAAATTGCAAAATTTTTATCTGGTGCCGGTACCGCTGCAAGGCCGGATCGAAATGCGGGCCGGCCGCCAGACCTGCCTTGTGGAACCGCAGAATGCGTTGGTGATTTCCCCCGACCAGCACGCCCGGATGAAATGGAGCGAAAACACCCGCAACCTGATCGTGAAAATTGACAGAGAGGCACTGGAACGGTGTCTGGCCCACATTCTGGGCGCACACCTGCCCCGGCCGCTGGTTTTTGAGCCGCTTCTGGATCAGCGGCGCATGTATCAGGGACGCTGGCTGCGGTCTGTCATGCATCTGCAAGCCGAACTTGAAGCCGGACCAGACAGAAAAATTCCGGTGCCATTGCTAAACCAGCTCGCCGAGTTGTGCAAGCTGGCCCTGATTTACACCCAGCCCCATAATTATTCCGACTGTCTGGAAACCGGCCTTACAAGAGTGGCCCCCCGCTACGTCAAGCGGGCGGAAGACTATATTGTCGCCAATCTGAAAAACACCATTACCATAGAGGATCTTGTTCAAGCCTCTGGCGTGAGCGCCCGGTCCCTGTTTGCGGGGTTCAGGGAATTCCGGGGCACCACCCCGATGAAATTTGTCCGGGACCAGCGTCTGCAAAAAGTGCACGAGGAATTGCACCACAACGACTCCCGGCACACCGTCACCCAGATTGCCCTGAAATGGGGATTCAGCCAGCTCGGACGATTTTCCGTCGAATACCGGAAAAAATTCGGAGAATCCCCGTCCGAGACCCTGCGCAAGGGCGGATAA
- a CDS encoding glutathione S-transferase family protein — MIDLYTAATPNGYKISIALEELNLPYEVHALNLLEGEQKTPDFLKINPNGRIPAIIDRDNDNLTIFESGAILIYLAEKTGKLLPKDDKGRYEVLQWLMFQMGGVGPMQGQAHVFYRYFPETLPSVIERYQKETRRLYTVLDGRLAGRDYICGDYSIADIATWPWVRSYEWAGVEVDDLPHLRAWMDRMAARPACAKGITIPPKLEQPEDSREMGKKILVK; from the coding sequence ATGATTGACCTGTATACCGCGGCCACCCCCAATGGCTATAAAATTTCCATTGCCCTGGAGGAGCTGAACCTGCCTTATGAAGTGCATGCCCTCAATCTTCTTGAAGGGGAACAGAAAACCCCTGACTTTCTGAAAATCAATCCCAATGGCCGGATTCCGGCGATCATTGATCGGGACAATGACAATCTGACCATTTTTGAATCCGGCGCAATCCTGATCTATCTGGCGGAAAAAACCGGCAAACTTCTGCCCAAAGACGACAAAGGCCGCTATGAAGTGCTTCAGTGGTTGATGTTCCAGATGGGCGGTGTGGGGCCGATGCAGGGCCAGGCCCATGTGTTTTATCGGTATTTTCCCGAAACGCTGCCTTCTGTGATTGAACGCTATCAGAAAGAAACCCGCAGGCTGTATACGGTTCTGGACGGTCGTCTGGCCGGGCGCGACTATATTTGTGGCGATTACAGCATCGCGGACATTGCCACCTGGCCGTGGGTACGCTCCTATGAATGGGCGGGGGTCGAGGTAGACGACTTGCCGCATTTACGGGCCTGGATGGACCGCATGGCCGCCCGCCCGGCCTGCGCCAAGGGCATCACCATACCTCCGAAACTGGAACAGCCCGAAGACAGCCGTGAAATGGGCAAAAAAATATTGGTCAAATAA
- a CDS encoding alpha/beta family hydrolase, producing MTQRQDMAGLPVLCDGSEEAERLVILAHGAGAPMDSPFMEYFATGLAAAGNHVLRFEFPYMAERRRTGKKRPPDRPERLLASWRQIFEAVDFKGKIYIGGKSMGGRMASLVADELAPAGVICLGYPFYAPGKADRPRTAPLENLKTPTLIVQGERDSMGNRQTVTGYALSPAIRFHWAKDGNHDLVPRKVTGLSAEDNWDRALQAMTGFLK from the coding sequence ATGACGCAGCGACAGGACATGGCCGGTCTGCCGGTGCTCTGTGACGGGTCGGAGGAGGCTGAGCGCCTGGTCATCCTGGCCCATGGCGCCGGCGCGCCTATGGACAGCCCGTTTATGGAGTATTTCGCGACGGGGCTGGCCGCGGCCGGAAATCATGTGCTGCGGTTTGAATTTCCCTATATGGCCGAGCGCCGCCGGACGGGCAAAAAACGTCCGCCGGATCGGCCGGAAAGACTATTGGCGTCATGGCGTCAGATTTTTGAGGCGGTTGATTTCAAGGGTAAAATTTATATCGGCGGCAAAAGCATGGGCGGGCGTATGGCCAGCCTGGTGGCCGATGAGCTGGCGCCTGCGGGGGTGATCTGTCTGGGGTATCCCTTTTATGCGCCGGGCAAGGCAGACCGGCCGCGCACCGCCCCTCTGGAAAACCTCAAAACCCCGACATTGATTGTTCAGGGAGAGCGCGACAGCATGGGCAACCGGCAAACGGTCACGGGGTATGCCTTGTCACCGGCGATCCGGTTTCACTGGGCAAAAGACGGTAATCATGATCTGGTGCCGCGCAAGGTCACGGGGCTTTCGGCCGAGGACAACTGGGATCGGGCGCTTCAGGCGATGACCGGCTTTCTAAAGTGA
- a CDS encoding ATP-dependent DNA helicase encodes MSQSLMQFPDPFEALSRLSALVVGSSSGVIVSPEGEVEELDHGTLRRRLRSRPYLICNRPVIARRLGMAGTRSLDVLELFAFVRPARFCLPLPRGLAEALGLDMPHHRPHHSPEDEALALMAATQTLLRELADPAYAFPEGVHATAHRMAEAGWSWGPLVLGALGSADTPRPWQVWDHLPEWEEDAPLPPAGSEPVSPAEAQARLAALLGPDAEQRTSQQDYAALAARSFAPPQHEQEPVLVLAEAGTGIGKTLGYIAPASLWAEKNDGAVWIATYTKNLQRQLDQELSRLYPDPAQKMRKAVIRKGRENYLCLLNLQELAGSAIHNDGRILLGLVERWARYSRDGDMIGGDFPSWLGEHFGQSRLSQLTDRRSECIYSACTHYKKCYIEKSKRRARKASLVIANHALVMIQAATRSEVVRDTSEQDKTSRDGRDAELPTRYIFDEGHHLFDAADSAFSAHLTGQEGLELRRWIRGAEKSSRRSRGLKGRLEELILEDEEAHGLLQEVIHQARILPAEGWHGRLIDGGPVGPAEAFLALVRAQVYARAGREEFHSLECAPHPTGDGLVEAADALAQALENLIRPMAALSRQLLKKLDTEADSLESGARNRLDSLSQSIARRREMLEHGWVPMLHDLMTPPSEETLQNFVDWFEVERLQGREVNVGMHRHWIDPSRPFAETVLKSAQGVLITSATLRDRLTEAHNPDIEWHTAEVRTGAAHILTPPIRQSLPSPFDYPAQSRIFIVNDMNRRSLDQLAAAYRELFLAAGGGALGLFTAISRLRGVYQRLAAPLEDAGLPLYAQHVDPINVATLIDIFREVEHSCLLGTDAVRDGVDVPGPALRLCVFDRVPWPRPTLLHKARREKFGRQAYDDLITRLRLKQAYGRLIRRQTDKGVFVMLDGATPSRLLSAFPEGVVVERLGLADAIRKTREFLAPE; translated from the coding sequence ATGAGCCAGTCCCTGATGCAGTTTCCCGACCCGTTTGAGGCCCTCTCGCGCCTGTCCGCGCTGGTGGTCGGGTCGTCTTCCGGCGTCATTGTCTCGCCTGAGGGCGAAGTGGAAGAACTGGATCATGGAACGCTGCGGCGGCGTCTGAGGAGCAGGCCATATCTCATCTGCAACCGTCCTGTCATTGCCCGCCGGCTCGGCATGGCAGGGACCCGAAGCCTGGACGTTCTGGAACTGTTCGCCTTTGTGCGGCCCGCCCGGTTCTGCCTGCCACTGCCCCGGGGCTTGGCGGAGGCGCTCGGCCTCGACATGCCCCATCACAGGCCCCATCACAGCCCCGAAGACGAGGCGCTGGCCTTGATGGCGGCGACGCAGACCCTGCTTCGGGAACTCGCCGATCCCGCCTATGCCTTCCCTGAAGGCGTGCACGCCACCGCCCATCGCATGGCCGAAGCCGGATGGAGCTGGGGCCCGCTGGTGCTCGGCGCGCTCGGCTCCGCTGACACCCCCCGTCCATGGCAGGTCTGGGACCATCTGCCGGAGTGGGAAGAAGATGCCCCCCTTCCCCCAGCCGGGAGCGAACCGGTGTCACCGGCAGAAGCGCAAGCCCGGCTGGCTGCCCTTTTGGGTCCCGATGCGGAACAGCGTACCAGCCAGCAGGATTATGCCGCCCTCGCCGCCCGGAGTTTCGCGCCCCCCCAACACGAACAGGAGCCGGTACTGGTTCTCGCAGAAGCCGGGACCGGGATCGGCAAGACCCTGGGCTATATCGCCCCGGCGAGTCTGTGGGCGGAAAAAAACGACGGCGCCGTTTGGATCGCTACCTATACCAAGAATCTGCAACGCCAGCTGGATCAGGAGCTCAGCCGCCTCTATCCTGACCCGGCACAAAAAATGCGCAAAGCCGTCATTCGCAAGGGCCGGGAAAATTATCTTTGCCTGCTCAATCTTCAGGAGCTTGCGGGTTCCGCCATCCACAATGACGGGCGGATTCTGCTGGGACTGGTGGAACGCTGGGCCCGCTATAGCCGGGATGGCGATATGATTGGCGGCGATTTTCCCAGTTGGCTGGGCGAACATTTCGGACAAAGTCGGTTAAGCCAACTTACGGACCGGCGCAGCGAGTGTATCTATTCTGCCTGTACCCATTACAAAAAATGTTATATCGAAAAATCCAAACGCCGGGCCCGTAAGGCGTCGCTGGTCATCGCCAATCACGCGCTGGTAATGATCCAGGCAGCGACCCGCAGTGAAGTTGTCCGGGACACTTCAGAACAGGACAAAACATCCCGTGACGGCCGGGACGCGGAACTGCCAACCCGTTATATTTTTGATGAGGGCCATCACCTGTTTGATGCGGCAGACAGCGCCTTTTCCGCCCATCTCACGGGACAGGAAGGCTTGGAACTACGGCGCTGGATCCGGGGAGCGGAAAAGTCCAGCCGCCGGAGTCGGGGCCTCAAGGGCCGGCTTGAAGAGCTGATTCTGGAGGACGAGGAAGCCCATGGTCTGTTGCAGGAGGTAATCCATCAGGCCCGGATCCTGCCTGCCGAGGGCTGGCACGGTCGGCTGATTGATGGCGGCCCGGTCGGTCCTGCGGAAGCCTTTCTGGCACTGGTGCGCGCTCAGGTTTACGCCCGGGCAGGGCGGGAAGAGTTTCATTCCCTGGAATGCGCCCCACACCCGACAGGGGACGGCCTGGTCGAAGCTGCTGATGCCCTGGCCCAGGCCCTTGAGAATCTGATCCGGCCCATGGCCGCTCTCAGCCGGCAGTTGCTGAAAAAGCTCGATACAGAGGCCGACAGCCTGGAAAGCGGCGCGCGCAACCGGCTGGACTCCCTAAGCCAGAGCATTGCCCGCCGCCGGGAAATGCTTGAACATGGCTGGGTTCCCATGCTGCACGACCTGATGACTCCTCCGTCGGAGGAGACGCTCCAAAATTTCGTCGACTGGTTTGAAGTGGAACGCCTGCAGGGCCGGGAAGTCAATGTGGGCATGCATCGCCACTGGATCGACCCAAGTCGGCCGTTTGCCGAAACGGTGCTGAAATCCGCGCAGGGAGTACTGATTACTTCGGCCACACTGCGCGACCGGCTGACGGAAGCCCATAATCCTGACATTGAATGGCATACGGCGGAGGTGCGCACGGGAGCGGCCCATATACTCACACCGCCGATCCGACAGAGTCTGCCCTCACCGTTTGACTATCCCGCCCAAAGTCGCATTTTTATTGTGAATGACATGAACCGCCGCAGCCTGGATCAGCTGGCGGCGGCCTATCGCGAGTTGTTTCTGGCGGCGGGCGGCGGGGCGCTGGGCCTGTTTACCGCCATCAGCCGCCTGCGCGGGGTTTATCAACGGCTCGCCGCCCCCCTGGAAGACGCCGGCCTGCCGCTGTATGCCCAACATGTGGACCCCATCAATGTGGCAACCCTAATCGATATTTTTCGCGAGGTGGAACACAGTTGCCTGTTGGGCACCGACGCGGTGCGCGATGGGGTGGACGTGCCGGGGCCGGCGCTGCGTCTATGTGTGTTTGACCGGGTCCCTTGGCCCCGCCCCACTCTCCTGCACAAGGCCCGGCGGGAAAAGTTCGGACGGCAGGCTTATGACGATCTGATCACGCGTTTACGTCTGAAACAGGCTTACGGGCGGCTGATCCGGCGCCAGACGGACAAGGGGGTGTTTGTCATGCTAGACGGAGCGACCCCCTCGCGTCTGCTCAGTGCTTTCCCCGAAGGGGTGGTGGTGGAACGGCTCGGCCTGGCCGACGCCATTCGCAAGACCCGTGAGTTCCTGGCCCCAGAATGA
- a CDS encoding SapC family protein, with the protein MTPNFITLNNQTHRHLKIRNFTDYAHVKNEHLAPLAIHEFVRMSGSLPIIFVKSPNDENFQAVTMMGLRPGENLVVKGGGWNAVYIPGSVITYPFGLARVPAGEEGQEDRFVITIDENSPLVNEEDGTPLFDEDGNATEFLENCRKSLMTHFNHIQSSHEITRYLAEKDLLMENALTVTLEEGQEPMRIGGVFVVNEEKLNNMPAEEFEDLRQRGLLPALYAQLASLHQVHRLVNMARSA; encoded by the coding sequence ATGACACCAAATTTTATCACCCTGAACAATCAGACCCATCGTCATCTGAAAATTCGCAACTTTACCGACTATGCCCATGTGAAAAATGAACATCTGGCGCCGCTGGCCATTCATGAATTTGTCAGAATGTCAGGCAGTTTGCCGATTATTTTTGTCAAATCGCCCAATGATGAAAATTTTCAGGCGGTGACGATGATGGGCTTACGCCCGGGGGAGAATCTGGTGGTGAAAGGGGGCGGGTGGAACGCCGTCTATATTCCCGGCAGTGTGATCACCTATCCGTTTGGACTGGCTCGGGTGCCGGCGGGGGAAGAGGGCCAGGAAGACCGCTTTGTCATAACCATTGATGAAAACAGCCCGCTGGTGAACGAGGAAGACGGCACACCGCTGTTTGATGAGGATGGCAATGCCACCGAATTTCTGGAAAACTGCCGGAAGAGTCTCATGACCCATTTCAACCATATCCAGAGTTCCCACGAAATCACACGCTATCTTGCCGAAAAAGATCTGCTGATGGAAAACGCCCTGACGGTAACTCTGGAAGAGGGGCAGGAACCGATGCGTATAGGCGGGGTTTTTGTGGTCAACGAAGAAAAACTGAATAACATGCCGGCGGAAGAATTCGAGGACCTGCGTCAACGGGGGCTGTTGCCGGCGCTGTATGCGCAGCTGGCGTCGCTGCATCAGGTTCACCGTCTGGTCAATATGGCTCGCTCCGCCTGA
- a CDS encoding pirin family protein: MTHPDQERQARALHDSIPATDGAGVSLRRVLGTPALMQIDPFLLLDEFYSTNPKDYIAGFPAHPHRGFETLTYMIDGRMRHEDNKGGSGLLKAGGAQYMTAGRGIIHSEMPEQEDGLLRGLQLWINLPASHKMTAPSYQDIPAHAMSVFDQGPAHITLVSGTLSGHTGPARGAAQTPLFADLLWRASGPVSLTLPATHNAFLYGLAGQIDIAGQPLTAGRLAHLSTGRRLNLRGERGSRVVLVAGQPIGEPVARYGPFVMTTRQEIIDASRDFQAGRF, translated from the coding sequence ATGACACATCCCGACCAGGAACGACAGGCCCGGGCCCTGCATGACAGCATCCCGGCAACAGACGGGGCCGGTGTCAGCTTGCGCCGGGTTCTGGGCACGCCAGCGCTGATGCAGATTGATCCGTTTCTGCTGCTGGACGAATTTTATTCCACCAATCCCAAAGACTATATTGCCGGTTTCCCCGCCCATCCGCATCGGGGTTTCGAAACCCTGACCTATATGATCGACGGCCGCATGCGGCATGAGGACAATAAGGGTGGAAGTGGGCTTCTGAAAGCCGGCGGCGCACAGTATATGACCGCCGGACGCGGGATTATTCATTCGGAAATGCCCGAACAGGAGGACGGCTTGCTGCGCGGTCTGCAACTCTGGATCAATCTGCCGGCAAGCCACAAGATGACCGCCCCGTCCTATCAGGACATCCCGGCCCATGCCATGAGCGTCTTTGACCAGGGACCCGCACACATCACCCTGGTCTCCGGCACGCTGTCAGGCCATACCGGCCCAGCCCGCGGCGCCGCACAGACGCCACTTTTTGCCGACCTGCTCTGGCGAGCCTCTGGCCCGGTCAGTCTGACACTGCCTGCGACCCATAACGCCTTTCTTTACGGGCTGGCAGGGCAAATCGACATTGCCGGGCAGCCCCTCACAGCCGGCAGGCTAGCGCATCTCAGCACCGGAAGGCGGCTGAACCTACGGGGCGAAAGGGGCAGCCGGGTCGTTCTGGTGGCAGGCCAACCGATTGGTGAACCCGTCGCCCGGTATGGCCCCTTTGTCATGACCACCCGTCAGGAAATCATCGACGCCAGCCGCGACTTTCAGGCGGGTCGTTTCTGA